Proteins from a single region of Acidimicrobiia bacterium:
- a CDS encoding DUF3107 domain-containing protein codes for MEVRIGVLHSPKELTLEIVGKPDDVSKAFDDALKTEDSVLWLTDAKGRRVGVPADRVAYVEIETESGAKRVGFGG; via the coding sequence ATGGAAGTTCGCATCGGAGTCCTGCATTCGCCGAAAGAGCTGACGCTCGAGATCGTGGGGAAGCCCGACGACGTCTCGAAGGCGTTCGACGACGCGTTGAAGACGGAAGACTCGGTGCTCTGGCTCACCGACGCGAAGGGACGCCGCGTTGGTGTGCCCGCGGATCGCGTGGCCTACGTCGAGATCGAGACCGAGAGCGGGGCGAAGCGCGTCGGGTTCGGCGGCTGA
- a CDS encoding DUF169 domain-containing protein — protein sequence MPTTQSWSELAAGLTDTLALNAPPIAITFSDAPPDGVDAFDAPMPEPMPDGRTGRVPAGCVFWMRATDATFSTVAEDHGNCSVGSMTHGFKTLDEVAGNSDVAALLDSGWVTMDVVPQIPVITERPGAVTYGPLADSPADPDVVLLRVNAKQLMVLSDALPELRIEGKPQCHIVAVAKEHGEIAASVGCALSRVRTGMSANEMTCAIPASKLADVLGTIQHNATADTAVARYAAEDAKRFQ from the coding sequence ATGCCGACAACCCAGAGCTGGTCCGAGCTCGCGGCGGGTCTCACCGACACACTTGCGCTCAACGCGCCACCCATCGCGATCACGTTCTCCGACGCGCCGCCCGACGGAGTCGACGCGTTCGATGCACCGATGCCCGAGCCGATGCCCGACGGCCGCACCGGACGGGTGCCCGCGGGCTGCGTGTTCTGGATGCGCGCGACCGACGCGACGTTCTCCACCGTCGCCGAGGACCACGGGAACTGCTCGGTCGGCAGCATGACGCACGGCTTCAAGACACTCGACGAGGTTGCCGGCAACTCCGACGTCGCCGCGTTGCTCGATTCGGGCTGGGTGACGATGGACGTCGTGCCGCAGATCCCGGTGATCACCGAGCGCCCGGGCGCGGTCACGTACGGACCGCTCGCCGACTCACCGGCCGACCCCGACGTCGTGCTCCTCCGCGTCAACGCCAAGCAGCTGATGGTGCTCTCCGATGCACTGCCCGAGCTCCGCATCGAGGGCAAACCCCAATGCCACATCGTCGCGGTGGCCAAGGAGCACGGCGAGATTGCGGCGAGTGTTGGCTGCGCCTTGAGCCGCGTCCGCACGGGGATGTCGGCCAACGAGATGACCTGCGCGATTCCCGCAAGCAAGCTGGCTGACGTGCTCGGAACCATCCAGCACAACGCCACCGCCGACACGGCGGTCGCGCGCTACGCGGCCGAAGACGCCAAGCGCTTCCAATAG
- a CDS encoding VOC family protein codes for MIPVKRLNHAVLYVRDAARAAAFYREAFGFQVVAEMPGAAFLRAAGSDNHHDLGLFSVGDDAPGPARGAVGLYHLAWEVPSIRDLANGRDTLTRLGALVGESDHGATKSLYGRDPDGNEFEVMWLVPRDQWGEHENDASIAPLNLDAEIARHG; via the coding sequence ATGATCCCGGTGAAGCGGCTCAACCACGCAGTTCTGTACGTTCGCGACGCGGCACGGGCCGCGGCCTTCTACCGGGAGGCATTCGGCTTCCAGGTCGTCGCGGAGATGCCAGGAGCGGCGTTCCTACGGGCGGCGGGCTCCGACAATCATCACGACCTCGGTCTCTTCTCGGTCGGTGACGATGCCCCCGGCCCCGCGCGCGGAGCCGTCGGCCTGTACCACCTCGCATGGGAGGTGCCGTCGATCCGTGATCTCGCGAACGGTCGCGACACGCTCACCCGACTCGGCGCACTGGTCGGCGAGAGCGACCACGGCGCCACGAAGTCGCTCTACGGCCGCGATCCCGATGGCAACGAGTTCGAGGTGATGTGGCTGGTCCCGCGGGACCAATGGGGCGAGCATGAGAACGATGCGTCGATTGCTCCACTCAACCTCGATGCGGAGATCGCGCGCCACGGCTGA
- a CDS encoding Mrp/NBP35 family ATP-binding protein, whose amino-acid sequence MPRHEPVAEAAVRAAIADLDEPRLHHPIGELGIVQGVAVDGSTAVVALAEPLPSSPVWNELVRRVEVAVGALPGIERVDVDVREMTDDEKVAAARVLKGEAPPDPLAVVDAAAAQKPGSRARVNPFTDARTRVLAIASGKGGVGKSSVTTNLSIALAERGRDVAVVDADVWGFSLPRMLGVAEPPAIIDDVLVPPEAHGVRVISMGFFTAEDQAVIWRGPMLHKALEQFLTDVHWGRPDYLVVDLPPGTGDISLSIAQFLPRAEVIVVTTPQPAAQKVAQRAAAMAEKVELDVIGVIENMSWFRADDSKTYEIFGAGGGGDLAAQIGVPLLGQIPLVPALREGGDEGRPIVVAHPDDEAAVVFRAIAEIVDTEIKPRRRAHPELKIGS is encoded by the coding sequence ATGCCCAGGCACGAGCCCGTGGCGGAGGCCGCAGTCCGTGCTGCGATCGCCGACCTCGACGAGCCCAGGTTGCATCACCCGATCGGCGAGCTGGGCATCGTGCAAGGCGTCGCCGTCGACGGCTCCACCGCCGTGGTCGCTCTCGCCGAGCCGTTGCCGAGCTCCCCGGTATGGAATGAGCTCGTCCGGCGGGTCGAGGTCGCCGTGGGGGCCCTTCCCGGCATCGAGCGCGTCGACGTGGACGTGCGCGAGATGACCGACGACGAGAAGGTGGCAGCGGCTCGGGTCCTCAAGGGCGAGGCGCCGCCCGACCCGCTGGCGGTCGTCGACGCCGCGGCTGCGCAGAAGCCCGGCAGTCGAGCACGGGTGAACCCCTTCACCGATGCGCGCACACGTGTGCTCGCGATCGCGTCTGGCAAGGGTGGAGTCGGGAAGTCTTCGGTGACCACCAACCTGTCGATCGCGTTGGCCGAACGCGGACGGGATGTGGCGGTGGTCGACGCCGACGTGTGGGGTTTCTCCCTCCCACGCATGCTCGGTGTCGCCGAGCCGCCCGCGATCATCGACGACGTCCTGGTTCCTCCCGAAGCCCACGGTGTCCGTGTGATCTCGATGGGCTTCTTCACCGCTGAGGATCAGGCCGTCATCTGGCGCGGACCGATGCTCCACAAGGCACTCGAGCAGTTCCTCACCGATGTGCACTGGGGTCGGCCCGACTACCTGGTCGTGGACCTCCCGCCCGGCACCGGTGACATCTCACTGTCGATCGCACAGTTCTTGCCTCGCGCCGAAGTAATCGTCGTGACGACACCGCAACCCGCCGCGCAGAAGGTTGCACAGCGTGCGGCCGCGATGGCCGAGAAGGTAGAGCTCGACGTGATCGGCGTGATCGAGAACATGTCATGGTTCCGTGCCGACGACAGCAAGACGTACGAGATCTTCGGCGCCGGTGGCGGTGGCGACCTTGCTGCGCAGATCGGGGTTCCGCTGCTCGGGCAGATCCCGCTCGTGCCCGCGCTGCGAGAGGGTGGAGACGAGGGTCGGCCGATCGTGGTCGCGCACCCCGACGACGAGGCCGCCGTAGTGTTCCGTGCGATCGCCGAGATCGTCGACACGGAGATCAAGCCGCGTCGACGCGCACACCCCGAGCTGAAGATCGGCTCCTAA
- a CDS encoding ArsA family ATPase, with amino-acid sequence MQPAPISHGAERLDLLDRRLLFFTGKGGVGKSTVAAATALLAAERGKRVLLVEVDAKGNLSALFDHAPVGFKPIEVHPGLHLLQMRTDASLREYLHLHVRVPVLGGIGPLANVLEFVANAAPGVKEILTVGKVCWEVHESLEGRADWDIVIVDAAASGHVIAQLDSPRAIRELVQVGRVRAQTEWMTELLASPEITALNVVTTPEEMPVSETIQLVERVRLELEVPLGAVVINRVLPEPLTRGDESVLAALREPAAMSVLEVEAGPGSSVVLDAVGLALSLRRSRTPHLARLRESIDLPLVNLPYLFASEHASHAVSVLADALAAELSE; translated from the coding sequence GTGCAACCGGCACCCATCAGCCATGGGGCCGAGCGTCTCGATCTGCTCGACCGGCGACTCCTGTTCTTCACGGGGAAGGGCGGCGTCGGCAAGAGCACGGTCGCGGCCGCAACCGCGCTTCTTGCAGCCGAGCGCGGCAAGCGCGTGCTCCTGGTGGAGGTCGATGCCAAGGGCAACCTGAGCGCGCTGTTCGATCACGCGCCGGTTGGTTTCAAACCGATCGAAGTACATCCAGGTCTGCACCTGCTCCAGATGCGCACCGATGCGTCGCTGCGCGAATACCTCCACCTTCATGTCCGGGTCCCTGTTCTCGGCGGTATCGGTCCGCTCGCGAACGTGCTCGAGTTCGTCGCCAACGCCGCGCCCGGCGTGAAGGAGATCCTCACGGTCGGCAAGGTGTGCTGGGAGGTCCACGAATCTCTCGAAGGTCGTGCCGACTGGGACATCGTCATCGTCGACGCGGCCGCGAGCGGGCACGTGATCGCGCAGCTCGACTCGCCGCGGGCGATCCGGGAGCTCGTGCAGGTAGGACGCGTGCGAGCCCAAACGGAGTGGATGACCGAGCTCCTCGCATCGCCGGAGATCACAGCCCTGAACGTGGTCACGACTCCCGAGGAGATGCCGGTCTCCGAGACGATCCAGCTCGTCGAGCGCGTGCGGCTCGAGCTGGAGGTACCGCTGGGCGCGGTCGTCATCAATCGCGTCCTGCCCGAGCCGCTCACGCGTGGAGACGAGTCGGTGCTCGCGGCGCTGCGCGAGCCCGCCGCGATGAGCGTGCTCGAGGTCGAGGCCGGCCCGGGTTCGAGCGTCGTGCTCGACGCAGTCGGCCTCGCGCTGTCCCTGAGACGGTCACGAACACCGCATCTGGCCCGGCTGAGGGAGTCGATCGACCTGCCGCTCGTCAACCTGCCGTACTTGTTCGCGTCGGAGCACGCCTCTCATGCGGTGAGCGTGTTGGCTGACGCGCTGGCCGCGGAGCTGAGCGAATGA
- a CDS encoding helix-turn-helix domain-containing protein, giving the protein MAPEPALQETPERELSPEEFTAAVAAVTNAFGDPTRREIFLFVWAAADGVTANEVAEHFALHPNVARHHLEKLTSGGYVTVAAARAEGTRPAGRPSKRYCATDLDNALSLPLKHDDVLAGLLARALDALGPEQAETLANEVGYEYGRVLADRMEPGDGHRSARTAVAAVADALTAHGFAAHAEASGDQLSIVSECCPFGETAQRYPHVVCALDRGMIRGMLAGLYGETSPHFAASRPDGDAHCVARV; this is encoded by the coding sequence GTGGCTCCTGAGCCCGCCCTTCAAGAGACGCCCGAGCGTGAGCTGTCCCCGGAAGAGTTCACCGCGGCTGTCGCCGCCGTCACCAACGCCTTCGGCGATCCCACACGACGCGAGATCTTCCTCTTCGTGTGGGCTGCCGCTGACGGGGTCACCGCGAACGAGGTCGCGGAGCACTTCGCGCTGCACCCCAACGTGGCCCGCCACCACCTCGAGAAGCTCACGAGCGGCGGCTACGTCACGGTCGCAGCCGCACGTGCCGAGGGAACGCGACCGGCAGGGCGGCCCTCGAAGCGTTACTGCGCCACCGACCTCGACAACGCGCTCTCGCTCCCCCTGAAGCACGACGACGTTCTCGCCGGGTTGCTTGCCCGAGCGCTCGATGCGCTCGGGCCCGAACAGGCCGAGACGCTCGCCAACGAGGTCGGCTACGAGTACGGCCGCGTCCTCGCGGACCGCATGGAGCCGGGTGACGGTCACCGGTCGGCTCGGACCGCGGTCGCCGCGGTGGCCGACGCGCTCACCGCGCACGGGTTCGCCGCTCATGCCGAGGCGAGCGGTGACCAGCTGTCGATCGTGTCCGAGTGCTGCCCATTCGGCGAGACCGCGCAGCGCTACCCGCACGTCGTGTGCGCGCTCGACCGAGGGATGATCCGCGGGATGCTCGCCGGCCTGTACGGCGAGACGTCACCGCACTTCGCGGCGAGCCGACCCGATGGCGACGCCCATTGCGTCGCCCGCGTCTAG
- a CDS encoding CUAEP/CCAEP-tail radical SAM protein: protein MRVLLVASYELGHQPLYVAAPAGLLRERGHQVRCLDLSIEPWDPEAVAWAERVAFSVPMHTAMRIARRAIERVREQQPELPIACFGLYAPFMADVADRALGGETDPALMDWIEHGGGEGVIHLGRGAARAGAPLPARDLLPTLDRYAHLAVDGEERLVGYVEASHGCAHRCRHCPVPVIYDGRLRVVNVDAVIADVTQQVAAGAQHITFGDPDFLNGAHHSLRVVRALHDRFPDLTFDCTVKVEHVLRHEDIWSELAAAGCLFVVSAFESVDDATLDRLDKGHTAGDAARAVTLLRAHGIEVRPSWMPFTPWTSLDQIHALLEFVAEHDLVANVDPVQYTIRLLLPEGSLLLGHPDLTPHLGPYDAERSSYTWRSIDPAMDDLQQRLAAHVEARVGAGDDIARIYQGLRAECGLGPASLPAGVSQGRPRLTESWFCCAEPTAHQLGGLRQSAM, encoded by the coding sequence ATGCGCGTGCTGCTCGTCGCTTCGTATGAACTCGGCCATCAGCCGTTGTACGTGGCGGCACCAGCCGGCCTGCTGCGCGAGCGCGGCCACCAGGTCCGGTGCCTCGACCTGTCGATCGAGCCGTGGGATCCCGAGGCCGTTGCCTGGGCCGAACGAGTCGCGTTCTCGGTGCCGATGCACACCGCCATGCGGATCGCCCGTCGGGCGATCGAACGCGTGCGAGAGCAGCAACCGGAGCTTCCGATCGCATGCTTCGGCTTGTACGCCCCGTTCATGGCGGACGTGGCCGACCGCGCTCTCGGGGGTGAGACGGATCCAGCATTGATGGACTGGATCGAACACGGTGGAGGCGAGGGTGTCATCCACCTCGGTCGAGGTGCGGCTCGCGCCGGCGCGCCCCTCCCCGCCCGGGATCTGCTCCCGACACTCGATCGCTATGCGCACCTGGCTGTGGACGGCGAGGAGCGGTTGGTCGGCTACGTCGAGGCGAGTCACGGTTGCGCCCACCGGTGCCGGCACTGCCCGGTGCCCGTGATCTATGACGGCCGCCTCCGGGTCGTCAACGTCGACGCAGTGATCGCCGACGTGACGCAACAGGTGGCTGCGGGCGCGCAGCACATCACCTTCGGTGATCCCGATTTCCTGAATGGGGCGCACCACTCGCTGCGGGTTGTGCGCGCGCTCCACGACCGGTTCCCCGACCTCACGTTCGACTGCACCGTGAAGGTCGAGCACGTGCTGCGCCACGAGGACATCTGGTCGGAGCTCGCGGCGGCCGGTTGCCTCTTCGTGGTCTCAGCCTTCGAGTCGGTGGACGACGCCACACTGGATCGGCTCGACAAGGGCCACACGGCCGGCGACGCGGCGCGTGCGGTCACCCTGCTGCGCGCGCACGGCATCGAGGTCCGCCCGTCGTGGATGCCCTTCACGCCGTGGACGAGCCTCGATCAGATCCACGCCTTGCTCGAGTTCGTCGCCGAGCACGATCTCGTCGCCAATGTCGATCCGGTGCAGTACACGATTCGGTTGCTTCTGCCCGAGGGCTCCCTGCTGCTCGGCCACCCCGACCTCACACCGCACCTCGGGCCATATGACGCCGAACGCTCGAGCTACACGTGGCGATCGATCGACCCCGCAATGGACGACCTCCAGCAGCGCCTCGCGGCGCACGTCGAGGCGCGCGTCGGCGCCGGTGATGACATCGCGCGCATCTACCAGGGGCTTCGGGCCGAGTGCGGTCTCGGGCCGGCATCTCTCCCCGCGGGGGTGAGCCAGGGACGACCGCGGCTCACCGAATCGTGGTTCTGCTGCGCGGAACCCACCGCCCATCAGCTCGGCGGGCTGCGTCAGTCAGCGATGTAA
- a CDS encoding ArsA-related P-loop ATPase, whose amino-acid sequence MSGERTAGVSLEPLLRSREIVVFCGSGGVGKTTTAAATALEATVRVGGRVLVLTIDPARRLADALGLEGIGNIARRVPDEALRAAGMEPRGELYAAMLDTKASWDDLVLRHAPNEETAYRILDNRMYATVTGRFVQSHDYIAMERLYDLHSSGRYDLIVVDTPPTRNAIDFLEAPARMAEFFGGRLLRWLTMPYRVGGRRGARLINFASRPFYQLADRILGRQFLQDIAEFFLNFQTMYDGFVVRAQAVEELLHERRTGFVVVSTLEEAPLREARFFCTALGERRFNLDALVLNRVLPEYFQQEAGRAAASHLLEHAETLAAKLAMVGVADLGDSARTARVLRAAAGIYGDYSVVAGREGELREKFSPVPHIVATVPALEDDVHDLTGLRRIGTQLLPSL is encoded by the coding sequence ATGAGCGGCGAGCGGACCGCGGGCGTGAGCCTGGAGCCATTGCTGAGGTCACGCGAGATCGTGGTCTTCTGCGGTTCCGGCGGCGTCGGCAAGACCACCACCGCGGCAGCCACCGCGCTCGAAGCGACAGTGCGCGTCGGCGGGCGTGTTCTCGTGCTCACGATCGACCCCGCGCGGCGACTCGCTGATGCCCTCGGGTTGGAGGGGATCGGCAACATCGCGCGGCGGGTGCCCGACGAGGCGCTCCGTGCCGCGGGCATGGAACCGCGCGGCGAGCTCTACGCCGCGATGCTCGACACCAAGGCGTCATGGGACGACCTCGTCCTGCGCCATGCGCCGAACGAGGAGACCGCCTATCGAATCCTCGACAACCGCATGTACGCAACGGTCACGGGCCGGTTCGTTCAGAGCCATGACTACATCGCGATGGAGCGGCTCTACGACCTTCACTCGAGTGGTCGGTACGACCTCATCGTCGTGGATACGCCACCTACCCGCAATGCGATCGACTTCCTCGAGGCGCCGGCACGGATGGCGGAGTTCTTCGGCGGGCGTTTGCTCCGATGGCTCACGATGCCCTATCGGGTCGGGGGTCGGCGCGGCGCTCGACTCATCAACTTCGCGAGTCGGCCCTTCTACCAGCTTGCCGATCGTATCCTCGGACGGCAGTTCCTCCAGGACATTGCCGAGTTCTTTCTCAACTTCCAGACCATGTACGACGGCTTCGTTGTGCGCGCACAGGCGGTGGAAGAGCTCCTCCACGAGCGCCGAACGGGCTTCGTCGTGGTCTCGACGCTGGAAGAGGCCCCACTGCGCGAAGCGCGGTTCTTCTGCACGGCCCTCGGAGAGCGTCGCTTCAACCTGGACGCTCTCGTGCTGAACCGGGTGTTGCCGGAGTACTTCCAACAGGAGGCGGGCCGCGCCGCGGCGTCGCACCTGCTCGAGCACGCTGAGACACTTGCCGCGAAGCTCGCCATGGTCGGTGTCGCGGACCTTGGCGATTCGGCTCGGACCGCTCGCGTGCTGCGGGCAGCAGCCGGGATCTACGGCGACTACTCCGTCGTCGCGGGCCGCGAAGGCGAGCTGCGAGAGAAGTTCTCGCCAGTCCCTCACATCGTGGCGACGGTGCCGGCACTCGAGGACGACGTCCACGATCTCACGGGATTACGCCGAATCGGCACGCAGCTCCTGCCTAGCCTTTAG
- a CDS encoding ATP-grasp domain-containing protein: MARILLLLPTATYRAPDFIAAARSLGVEVVVASEEKPVLADTMGDRAVVVPLDEPEAGASAIEALDARRGIDAVVAVDDQGVLVAAHAGERLGFPHNPPDAVARTRDKAAMRAALQAAEVPQPRFAVFDDPDVVPDLGFPCVVKPAGLSASRGVIRADDSDAARTAARRAHDIVGGGTLLVEEYVPGAELALEGLLRVGQLEVLALFDKPDPLEGPFFEETIYVTPARISADTSIRIERVVADAAAALGLREGPIHAEVRVDGDRVWVLEVAARSIGGLCARTLRFGAGISLEEVILRHALRRDLDGLTRESMASGVMMLPISGAGRLVAVNGREAARAVPGIVGLEITIPVGRDIRPLPEGDRYLGFLFARAATPDEVEAALRTAHAALEIEIAG; the protein is encoded by the coding sequence GTGGCCCGGATTCTCCTCCTTCTGCCCACGGCGACCTATCGAGCCCCCGACTTCATCGCGGCGGCCCGCTCATTGGGCGTCGAGGTGGTCGTGGCGTCAGAGGAGAAGCCGGTCCTCGCCGACACGATGGGCGACCGGGCAGTGGTGGTCCCGCTCGACGAACCCGAGGCCGGGGCATCGGCCATCGAAGCGCTCGACGCACGACGGGGGATCGATGCGGTCGTCGCCGTCGATGACCAGGGAGTACTCGTCGCCGCGCACGCCGGCGAGCGCCTCGGCTTCCCCCACAACCCGCCGGACGCGGTGGCGCGCACGCGCGACAAGGCCGCGATGAGGGCGGCCCTCCAAGCGGCAGAAGTCCCTCAACCGCGCTTCGCCGTCTTCGATGATCCCGATGTCGTCCCCGACCTGGGCTTCCCGTGCGTCGTGAAGCCCGCGGGCCTGTCCGCGAGCAGAGGCGTGATCCGCGCCGACGACTCCGATGCCGCGCGCACAGCCGCGCGCCGAGCCCACGACATCGTCGGCGGTGGCACGTTGCTCGTCGAGGAGTACGTGCCCGGCGCCGAGCTCGCCCTCGAAGGACTGCTCCGCGTCGGCCAGCTCGAAGTGCTGGCGCTGTTCGACAAGCCCGACCCCCTGGAAGGCCCGTTCTTCGAGGAGACCATCTACGTGACGCCGGCTCGCATCAGTGCAGACACGTCGATCCGCATCGAGCGTGTCGTCGCCGACGCCGCGGCCGCGCTCGGGCTGCGCGAGGGCCCGATCCACGCGGAGGTTCGCGTCGACGGCGATCGAGTCTGGGTGCTCGAAGTAGCCGCCCGCTCGATCGGTGGGCTCTGCGCTCGGACCCTTCGCTTCGGTGCGGGGATCAGCCTCGAGGAAGTGATCCTGCGTCATGCGCTCAGGCGCGACCTCGACGGGTTGACGCGCGAGTCGATGGCGTCCGGCGTGATGATGTTGCCGATCTCCGGCGCGGGACGCCTGGTCGCAGTCAACGGACGAGAAGCGGCGCGCGCAGTGCCCGGAATCGTCGGCTTGGAGATCACGATCCCCGTCGGCCGCGACATCCGACCCCTTCCGGAGGGCGACCGCTACCTCGGCTTCTTGTTTGCGCGGGCGGCAACGCCCGACGAGGTCGAGGCCGCGCTTCGTACCGCCCACGCCGCCTTGGAGATCGAGATCGCGGGCTGA
- a CDS encoding cysteine desulfurase family protein, producing MPRTYLDHASSSPLRPAALDAMLPYLREHHADPGRVHSDGKITRVAVEDARERVAALCGARPREVVFTATGTESVNTAVWGAITRGLEEHSTTRAHVVTSAVEHSAVLDACRRSPVDVTYVGVDHLGRFSADEVLAALREDTVLVSVQLANHEVGTLQTAVPEIVASARERGVLVHVDACAAAGHITLDFSDLAADLCSVTAHKLGGPKGAAAMLVRRGLRVPPLIVGGAQERARRGGIEDVPAIVGFGAAAAELAEGDRLALEAKTARKRTDRLLVGALGVPDVTQLGDPDARLPNLVCLGVGGVEAEPVLLGLDQRGVAVHSGSSCSSEALEPSPVLEAMGVDADKSLRVSVGWSSTDADVIAFTAAFPEVVAKLRALRSD from the coding sequence TTGCCCCGCACCTACCTCGACCACGCTTCGTCCTCACCGCTTCGTCCCGCGGCACTCGACGCGATGCTCCCGTACCTGCGGGAGCATCACGCCGACCCTGGCCGCGTGCACTCCGACGGGAAGATCACCCGAGTCGCGGTGGAAGACGCACGCGAGCGTGTAGCCGCCCTGTGTGGCGCCCGCCCGCGAGAGGTCGTGTTCACTGCCACCGGCACCGAGTCGGTCAACACCGCCGTGTGGGGTGCAATCACCCGCGGTCTCGAAGAGCACAGCACAACGCGTGCCCACGTCGTCACCAGCGCGGTCGAACACTCTGCCGTCCTCGATGCGTGCCGCCGGAGCCCGGTCGACGTCACGTACGTCGGTGTCGACCATCTGGGTCGGTTCTCGGCCGACGAGGTGTTGGCCGCCCTCCGTGAGGACACCGTCCTCGTGTCCGTGCAGCTCGCCAACCACGAAGTCGGGACGCTTCAAACCGCGGTGCCAGAGATCGTCGCCTCGGCGCGCGAGCGGGGCGTGCTCGTCCACGTCGACGCGTGTGCGGCCGCCGGTCACATCACCCTGGACTTCTCCGACCTGGCCGCCGACCTCTGCTCGGTCACGGCACACAAGCTCGGCGGCCCCAAAGGCGCGGCCGCGATGCTCGTGCGACGAGGCCTGCGGGTGCCGCCCCTGATCGTCGGCGGCGCTCAAGAACGGGCACGGCGCGGTGGCATCGAAGACGTGCCGGCGATCGTCGGCTTTGGCGCCGCGGCGGCTGAGCTCGCCGAGGGCGACCGGCTCGCACTGGAGGCCAAGACCGCCCGAAAGCGGACCGACCGGCTGTTGGTGGGTGCGCTCGGTGTCCCCGATGTCACCCAGCTGGGTGACCCCGATGCCCGCTTGCCGAACCTCGTGTGCCTCGGGGTGGGCGGCGTCGAGGCCGAACCCGTGCTGCTCGGACTCGACCAGCGCGGCGTGGCGGTGCACTCGGGATCGTCGTGCTCGAGCGAGGCGCTCGAGCCGTCGCCGGTGCTCGAAGCGATGGGAGTCGATGCGGACAAGTCCCTGCGGGTGAGCGTGGGCTGGAGCTCCACGGATGCTGATGTCATTGCGTTCACGGCCGCGTTCCCTGAGGTCGTCGCCAAGCTGCGAGCCCTGCGGTCGGACTGA
- a CDS encoding NifU family protein, producing MSDVVDPLVTLTDEARTKILEVRSAEPDAESLALWIEVSGEANGAYTYTMELRPLEEAASSGIVQRHDDLSVVLDRDSAEKLSGATLDFTGAGMIMQNPNVPAPAAPWGDRPAPDLSGELPQKVLAILDTEINPAIAAHGGFAELVAVEDGVAYVRMGGGCQGCGMAAVTLTQGIEVAILEGVPEIEKVIDVTDHASGTNPYFESAKK from the coding sequence ATGAGCGACGTGGTGGATCCGTTGGTGACGCTGACCGACGAAGCGCGCACGAAGATCCTCGAGGTGCGGTCGGCTGAGCCCGACGCCGAATCGCTCGCGTTGTGGATCGAGGTCAGCGGCGAAGCCAACGGCGCCTACACCTACACGATGGAGCTGCGACCGCTCGAAGAGGCGGCGTCGAGCGGGATCGTGCAGCGACACGACGATCTCTCGGTGGTGCTCGACCGAGACAGCGCCGAGAAGCTCTCGGGCGCAACGCTGGACTTCACCGGCGCCGGGATGATCATGCAGAACCCGAACGTCCCCGCGCCCGCGGCGCCGTGGGGAGATCGACCCGCTCCCGACCTCTCGGGTGAGCTGCCCCAGAAGGTCCTCGCCATCCTCGACACTGAGATCAACCCGGCGATTGCGGCGCACGGCGGCTTTGCCGAGCTCGTGGCGGTGGAGGACGGTGTGGCGTACGTGCGCATGGGTGGTGGGTGTCAGGGGTGTGGCATGGCCGCGGTCACGCTGACTCAGGGCATCGAGGTCGCGATCCTCGAGGGTGTGCCCGAGATCGAGAAGGTGATCGACGTCACCGACCACGCGTCCGGCACGAACCCCTACTTCGAGTCCGCCAAGAAGTAG